Within the Corynebacterium afermentans subsp. lipophilum genome, the region CACGTCTAGCTGGTGTTGATCTCCCGCGCAACAAGCGCATGGAGATCGCACTTACCTACATTTACGGCATCGGTGCAACCCGAGCCAAGGAACTGCTCGAGAAGACCGGTATTTCTCCGGACCTGCGCACGGACAATCTGTCCGACGATCAGCTCGCTGCTCTGCGCGACGCGATCGAGTCCTCCTACACCGTAGAGGGCGATCTGCGCCGCGAGGTGCAGGCAGATATCCGCCGCAAGATTGAAATCGGCTCCTACCAGGGCATGCGCCACCGTCGTGGCCTGCCTGTCCGCGGCCAGCGCACCAAGACCAACGCGCGCACCCGCAAGGGCCCGAAGAAGACCATCGCAGGAAAGAAGAAGTAACCTATGGCTGCTCAGACTCGTTCCGGCGCGCGTCGCGGACGCCGCGCCGTCAAGAAGAACGTGGCCGCAGGCCACGCGTACATCAAGTCCACCTTCAACAACACCATCGTGTCCATCACGGACCCGCAGGGCAACGTGATCTCCTGGGCATCTTCCGGCCACGTCGGCTTCAAGGGCTCCCGTAAGTCCACGCCGTTCGCCGCGCAGATGGCTGCCGAGAACGCCGCCCGCAAGGCAATGGACCACGGCATGAAGAAGGTCGACGTCTTTGTCAAGGGTCCGGGCTCCGGCCGCGAGACCGCAATCCGTTCTCTCCAGGCCGCCGGCCTGGAGGTGTCTTCGATCTCCGACGTGACGCCGCAGCCGTTCAACGGCTGCCGTCCGCCGAAGCGTCGTCGCGTTTAAGGCTGAAAGGAAAGAGGTAAAGAGACATGGCTCGTTACACCGGCCCTGCTACCCGTAAGTCCCGTCGCCTCCGCGTCGACCTCGTCGGCGGCGACATGTCCTTCGAGCGTCGCCCGTACCCTCCGGGGCAGGCTGGCCGCGCCCGCATCAAGGAGTCCGAGTACCTGCTCCAGCTGCAGGAGAAGCAGAAGGCTCGCTTCACCTACGGCGTGATGGAGAAGCAGTTCCGCCGCTACTACGAAGAGGCGAACCGTCGCCCGGGCAAGACCGGCGACAACCTGCTGATCCTGCTGGAGTCCCGCCTGGACAACGTGATCTACCGCGCTGGTCTGGCTAAGACCCGCCGTCAGGCACGTCAGCTGGTCTCCCACGGCCACTTCACCGTCAACGGCAAGCACATCAACGTGCCGTCCTTCGCGGTGACGCAGTACGACATCATCGATGTCCGCGACAAGTCCCGCAGCATGCTGTGGTTCGAAGAGGCCCAGGACGCCCTGCTCGACGCCGTCGTTCCGGCGTGGCTGCAGGTCGTTCCGGACACCCTGCGCATTCTCGTGCACCAGCTGCCCGAGCGCGCCCAGATCGAGGTGCCGCTGCAGGAGCAGCTCATCGTCGAGCTCTACTCGAAGTAAACTTTCGTTTGCTTCACCCCGCGCACTGCCGACGTGTTCGGTCGGTGCTCGGAATCTTCCAATATCCGTTCCTACCGGCTTCAAATAGCGGGAGCCGACAAAGGAGAAGTCCATGCTCATTTCTCAGCGTCCTGAACTGACCGAGGAGTACATCGACACCAACCGCTCGAAGTTCATCATCGAGCCGCTCGAGCCTGGTTTCGGTTACACCCTGGGCAACTCTCTGCGCCGCACGCTGCTGTCGTCCATCCCGGGCGCGGCCGTGACCTCCATCAAGATCGACGGTGTGCTCCACGAGTTCACCACGATCACCGGCGTGAAGGAAAACGTCTCTGAGATCATCCTCAACATCAAGGACATCGTGCTGTCCTCCGACTCTGACGAGCCGGTTGTCATGCAGCTTGCTGTTGAAGGCCCTGGCGACGTCACCGCAGGCGACATTGAGCCGCCGGCTGGTGTGGAGATCCACAACCCGGATCTGCACATCGCGTCGCTGAATGAGCAGGCTCGCCTCGAGATGGAGCTTGTCGTCGAGCGCGGCCGCGGCTACGTCCCGGCTATGCCCAACTCCGGCGGTGAGGCCGGCCGCATCCCGGTCGACCAGATTTACTCGCCGGTCACCCGCGTCGCCTATAAGGTTGAGGCGACCCGTGTTGAGCAGCGCACCGACTTTGACAAGCTGATCATCGACGTGGAGACCAAAAACTCCATGACCGCACGCGACGCCCTCGCGTCGGCCGGTTCCACCCTGGTGGAGCTCTTCGGCCTGGCGCGCGAGCTGAACACCGCGGCCGAGGGTATCGAGATCGGCCCGTCGGCGCAGGAGACCGAGTACATCGCCGCGTACTCCACGCCGATCGAGGACCTGAACTTCTCCGTTCGCTCCTACAACTGCCTGAAGCGCCAGGACATCCACACCGTCGGTGAGCTCGCAGAGTGCAGCGAGTCTGACCTGCTGGATATCCGCAACTTCGGCCAGAAGTCCATCAACGAGGTCAAGATCAAGCTCGCCAACCTGGGCCTGACCCTCAAGGACGCTCCGGAAGATTTCGACCCGACCCAGATCGAAGGCTACGACGCCGAGACTGGCGACTACGTCGACACCAGCGCGGACGAGACCGAGTAACACCACAGAGCACGCGCTCAACTAACCGCACACGAGGAGTACGAAAATGCCTACCCCGAAGAAGGGCGCCCGTCTCGGAGGCTCGGCCGGCCACCAGAAGCACATTCTGTCCAACCTGGCCCTGGCCCTGTTCGAGCACGGCGCAATCAAGACGACGGACGCGAAGGCACGTATGCTGCGTCCGTACGCCGAGAAGCTGATCACCAAGGCGAAGAAGGGCACCGTGGCTGACCGCCGCGCCGTGGCCGCTGAGCTGCCGAACAAGGAAGTCGTTGCTTACCTGTTCAACGAGCTCGCACCGAAGTTCGCCAACCGCGATGGCGGCTACACCCGCTCCATCAAGCTGGAGAACCGCGCCGGCGACAACGCTGCGATGACCCAGATCTCTCTGGTGCTCGAGGAGACCGTGTCTTCCGAGGCAACCCGCGCAGCACGCGCCGCCGCTTCCCGCCAGGCCGAGGAGGCCAAGGCTGAAGAGGCTCCGGCTGAGGAGACCAAGGCTGAGGAGACCACCGAGGCTCCGGCCGAGGAGACCGCAGAGGAGAAGTAGCCGCAAGCTACGCACCCCCTTTTGCGCCGAGCGCCCGGGAGTCACTGCAACGTCAGTGCCCCCGGGCGCTTTGCTGTGCGCGCCATTTCCGGCGATACAATGCCTCACCATGGACAACACGCTGCGCCTGCGCCTGGACATCGCCTACGACGGCACCGACTTCCACGGCTGGGCCCGCCAAAAGGGGGACCTGCGCACCGTCCAGCAGACCATCGAGGACGCTCTCTCGCTCGTCTTGCGAACTGACGTGGCACTCACCGTCGCCGGCCGCACCGACGCGGGCGTACACGCCGCCGGGCAGGTCGCGCACACGGACATTCCGGCGGAGTCGCTCAACCAGCGCTCGATTGACGGGGATCCGGGGCGGCTGGTGCGTCGATTAGCAAAATTGCTTCCTGAAGACGTCCGCGTGTTCGGCGTCGCCTGCGCCCCCGCGGGCTTCGACGCGCGTTTTTCCGCGCTTGCCCGCACCTACGTCTACCGGGTGACCACCCACCCCGCGGGTGCCGTGCCCACCCGCGCGCGAGACACCGCTGTGTGGCCGAAACCCGTGGACCTGGGCGCGGTGCAAGCCTGCGCCGACGCCCTGGTCGGCCTGAACAACTTCGCCGCCTTCTGCCGCCCAAAAGAGCACGGCACCACGATCCGCGAGGTGCACAGCTTCACCTGGCGCGAGGTCGAACCGCACCTTTATGAAGCCCGCATCACCGCCGACGCGTTCTGCTGGAACATGGTCCGCGCACTCGTGGCCACCTGCCTCACCGTCGGCGAAGGCAGGCGCGCGCCGCAGTGGCCGGAGGAGCTTTTGCTTCTCGACGCCCGCTCGCCCGACGTCCCCCTGGCCCCTGCCCGCGGCCTGACATTGGTGGGCGTGGAATACCCGGCAGATAGTGACCTGGCGGCGCGAGCCGAAGCGACCAGAGCCACCCGCGAGATGTAGCATGCTTGGGTTACATCAGAACCGGGAGGTGCCATAACCACCATGACTACAGTCGCAGCCGCGTGGTTCGCCGTGGTGTTTTTCACCCTCCCCGGCTTCGTGTTTTCTTGGGTCGCCGGCATGAAAGCTCCGGCCGCCGGCGCGGCCGCGCTGCCGGTGACCTTCGGCCTGTTCGGCGTGACCTCCTGGTTTTGGGGGCTG harbors:
- the rplQ gene encoding 50S ribosomal protein L17, which produces MPTPKKGARLGGSAGHQKHILSNLALALFEHGAIKTTDAKARMLRPYAEKLITKAKKGTVADRRAVAAELPNKEVVAYLFNELAPKFANRDGGYTRSIKLENRAGDNAAMTQISLVLEETVSSEATRAARAAASRQAEEAKAEEAPAEETKAEETTEAPAEETAEEK
- the rpsK gene encoding 30S ribosomal protein S11, with the protein product MAAQTRSGARRGRRAVKKNVAAGHAYIKSTFNNTIVSITDPQGNVISWASSGHVGFKGSRKSTPFAAQMAAENAARKAMDHGMKKVDVFVKGPGSGRETAIRSLQAAGLEVSSISDVTPQPFNGCRPPKRRRV
- the rpsM gene encoding 30S ribosomal protein S13; translation: MARLAGVDLPRNKRMEIALTYIYGIGATRAKELLEKTGISPDLRTDNLSDDQLAALRDAIESSYTVEGDLRREVQADIRRKIEIGSYQGMRHRRGLPVRGQRTKTNARTRKGPKKTIAGKKK
- the truA gene encoding tRNA pseudouridine(38-40) synthase TruA; its protein translation is MDNTLRLRLDIAYDGTDFHGWARQKGDLRTVQQTIEDALSLVLRTDVALTVAGRTDAGVHAAGQVAHTDIPAESLNQRSIDGDPGRLVRRLAKLLPEDVRVFGVACAPAGFDARFSALARTYVYRVTTHPAGAVPTRARDTAVWPKPVDLGAVQACADALVGLNNFAAFCRPKEHGTTIREVHSFTWREVEPHLYEARITADAFCWNMVRALVATCLTVGEGRRAPQWPEELLLLDARSPDVPLAPARGLTLVGVEYPADSDLAARAEATRATREM
- the rpsD gene encoding 30S ribosomal protein S4, which translates into the protein MARYTGPATRKSRRLRVDLVGGDMSFERRPYPPGQAGRARIKESEYLLQLQEKQKARFTYGVMEKQFRRYYEEANRRPGKTGDNLLILLESRLDNVIYRAGLAKTRRQARQLVSHGHFTVNGKHINVPSFAVTQYDIIDVRDKSRSMLWFEEAQDALLDAVVPAWLQVVPDTLRILVHQLPERAQIEVPLQEQLIVELYSK
- a CDS encoding DNA-directed RNA polymerase subunit alpha; protein product: MLISQRPELTEEYIDTNRSKFIIEPLEPGFGYTLGNSLRRTLLSSIPGAAVTSIKIDGVLHEFTTITGVKENVSEIILNIKDIVLSSDSDEPVVMQLAVEGPGDVTAGDIEPPAGVEIHNPDLHIASLNEQARLEMELVVERGRGYVPAMPNSGGEAGRIPVDQIYSPVTRVAYKVEATRVEQRTDFDKLIIDVETKNSMTARDALASAGSTLVELFGLARELNTAAEGIEIGPSAQETEYIAAYSTPIEDLNFSVRSYNCLKRQDIHTVGELAECSESDLLDIRNFGQKSINEVKIKLANLGLTLKDAPEDFDPTQIEGYDAETGDYVDTSADETE